In the genome of Bordetella avium, the window GGTGGACCGGCAGGGTCAGAGTGCGAGATTGGCATCGACCACGGTCAGGGCAGTCATGTTGATGATGCGGCGTACGGTCGAGCTGGACGTCAGGATATTGACGGGGGCGTTGGCGCCCAGCAGGAAGGGACCGACGGCCACATTACCGCCTGCGGCCGTCTTGAGCAGGTTGTAGGCGATATTGCCGGAGTCCACGTTGGGGCAGACCAGCAGATTGGCCTCACCCTTGAGCGTGGACGAGGGCAGAATGCGCAGGCGCAGGGCCTCGTCCAGCGCGCAGTCCCCGTGCATTTCGCCATCGACTTCAAGGTCCGGGGTCTGTTCGCGCAGGATATCCAGCGCGGCGCGCATCTTGCTGCCCGATGCCGAACTGCCGGAACCAAAGTTGGAACGCGACAGCAGCGCCACTTTCGGCGCCAGATTCAGGCGGCGCATCTTTTCTGCGGCAGCCTGAGTGATCTCGGCGATCTGTTCGGCAGTGGGATCGTCATTGATGTGCGTATCGGCCAGCGCCACCGTGCGCTCATTGAGCAGCAGGATGTTCATGGCGGCGTAGATATTGGCGCCCGGCTTCTTGCCGATCACCTCGTCGATGAAACGCAAATGGTCGTGGTAGGCGCCCACGCTGCCGCAAACCATGCCATCCGCATCGCCCAGGCGCACCATGACCGCGCCAATCAGCGTCGAGCGGCGGCGCATCTCGACCCGCGCCATTTCCTTGGTGATGCCACGGCGGCACATCAGTTCCCAGTAGGTCGTCCAGTATTGATGGAAGCGTTCGTCGTACTCCGGATTGGTGACCTCGACGTCCTGGCCCAGACGCAAGCGCAGGCCGAATTTCTCGATGCGCGTGGCCAACACGGCCGGACGGCCGACCAGAATCGGTTTGGCGAGTTTTTCGTCCACGATGACTTGCACGGCACGCAGCACGCGTTCATCTTCGCCTTCCGTGAACACGATGCGCGCGCGGCCCTGGTCACGCACGACCTGTTTGGCGATGGCGAACAGGGGTTTCATGAAAGCGCCGGAGTGGTAGACGAATTGCTGCAACTGTTCGACGTAGGCGTCCAGATCGGCAATCGGGCGGGTGGCCACGCCTTCGGCCATCGCCGCGCGGGCCACGGCCGGCGCGATGCGCACGATCAGGCGCGGATCAAAGGGCTTGGGAATCAGGTAATTCGGACCGAAAGACAGATCGTAAGTGCCATAGGCGGCCGCCACGACTTCGTTCTGTTCTTCCTGGGCCAGCTTGGCGATGGCGTAAACCGCGGCCTTTTCCATCTCACGCGTGATCGTGGTGGCGCCGACGTCCAGCGCGCCGCGGAAGATGTAGGGGAAACACAGGACGTTGTTGACCTGGTTGGGATAGTCCGAACGGCCCGTGGCCATGACGATATCGTCACGCACGCTATTTGCGACTTCGGGCAGGATTTCCGGCGTGGGATTGGCCAGGGCCAGAATCAGGGGGCGCGGCGCCATCGCGGCGACCATTTCGGGTTTGAGTACACCGCCGGCCGACAGGCCCAGGAACACATCCGCGTCAGCGATGACATCAGCCAGCTTGCGCGCGTCGGTTTTTTGCGCAAAACGGGCCTTGTCCGGGTCCATCAGCGCGACACGGCCTTCGTAAACCACACCCTCGATATCGGTCACCCAGATGTTTTCCAGCGGCAGGCCCAGGTCCACCATCAGGTCCAGGCAGGCCAGCGCGGCCGCGCCGGCGCCCGAGGTCACGACCTTGACCTGCTTGATGTCCTTGCCCACGACCTTCAGGCCGTTGATGAAGGCGGCGCTGACGGTAATGGCGGTGCCATGCTGATCGTCATGGAAGACGGGAATCTTCATGCGCTCGCGCAGCTTGCGCTCGACCGTGAAGCACTCGGGCGCCTTGATGTCTTCGAGGTTGATGCCGCCGAAGGTGGGCTCCAGGCCGGCGATGATCTCGACCAGCTTGTCAGGGTCGGTCTCGTTGATTTCGATATCGAACACGTCCAGGCCGGCGAACTTCTTGAACAGCACGGCCTTGCCCTCCATCACGGGCTTGGAGGCCAGCGCGCCGATATTGCCCAGACCCAGCACAGCCGTGCCGTTGGAGATCACACCCACCAGATTGCCGCGCGCGGTATAGCGAAAGGCGTTGGCGGGATCGTCGACGATTTCTTCACAGGCCGCCGCCACGCCGGGCGAATAGGCCAGCGCCAGATCGCGCTGATTGGTCAATTGCTTGGTCGGCGTGACCGAGATTTTGCCGGGCCGGCCGTGCTCGTGATATTCCAGCGCGGCTTTGCGAAGATTGGCATCCATAGTTGCGGTCGTATCGTGTAAAAACGTCAATAGAAAAACAGAGAGCCGCCCCATCATGTAGGACGACAGCCTGGCGATATCTTACTCCGCCGCTCGCTCATGACGGGTGTTTCGGGTGGCCTTGAGCACAGATGAAACGTCCCTGCGCATCAAACAAAGCCTTGACCTGCTGATCCACCCGCTCGCCCTCGACGCTGAGGCTTAAGGGGCTGTCCGCGGGCAGACCGGGCCGCCAGCGACTCTCCTGCACCCAGGCTAGCGCCCCCCCATGCCCCAGCAGCACCTGAGCCAGATTGGCCGGCTGGCGCAAGGCATCCAGACGAAAGCGGGCAGGCCAGCGCTGCCCGGCGGCATCCGTGCCAGCAGCGAGCCGAAACAGAGCGGGCACCAGCCGCTGCGTGGTGCCCGACCGTAAAGGCTGGCTGCCGGCAAGCCCGAAAGGGCCAAGGGATTCCACCACGCCATCGGCAAACATGACCGTAACGGCATTCAGGCCGCTGTCGGCGGGGCGCGCATAATCCGTGGCGCTGGCCAGCCAGACCGCCACACTTTGCTGCGGATCGGCCTGCCTGAATTGCGGCAAGCCGGCCCTGGCCAATTCGCCGACCGGACAACCGGGTGCCGCCACCAGCGCCCCGTCCTCCTCGCGCCAGGCCCGCAGCGCACAAGGGTCTAGCCAAAGCCCCTCCGGCGGCCCCGCCAAACCCCATAGGCCTAGCACGATGCCGTAGTGGGCAGCCAGCTCACGCGCGCGCCAGACATCCTGCGGATGCCCCAGGATCAGACGCCGCTGTCGCAATTCACCCACGATGACGGCCCGCAGGCCCTCGCAAAAGGCCTCCCAGGGCGCTCGCTCGGGCCTGCGCCCCAGGAGAAAGGCGCGTCGGGATGATTGCATGGCTAAAATCTCTCTTTCGCTTTGAGACTTATCATGCCGCGCCTTGCCTCCCGTACCAACGATTTTTTGACATTCCAGGTTGTAGAACTTTTTAAAGAAGCGCAAGCGATGGCCGCGGCCGGGCGCGACATCATCAGCCTGGGCATCGGCGAGCCGGACTTCACCGCCCCGCCCCAGGTCGTGGAAGCGCTGGAACGCGCCGCGCGCGCCGGCCTGAGCGGCTATTGCGCCCCAGGCGGCCTGATGCCGCTGCGCGAAGCCATCGCCGAGTTCTACGCCACCGAATTTGGCGCGCGCTTCAACCCCGAGCGCGTCATCGTGACGGCAGGCGCTTCGGGCGCCCTCGCCCTGGCCTGCGCCGCCCTGGTGAACCCCGGTAGCGAAGTCCTCATGCCAGACCCCTCTTATCCGGCCAACAGCAATTTCATCCTGGCTGCGGGCGGCCGGCCCAAGCTGGTGCCCAGCTACGCGGCCAAGCGCTTCCAACTGAGCGCACAGGATGTGCGGGATAACTGGGGCCCGTCTACGCAAGGCGTGCTGATCGCCTCGCCCAGCAACCCGACCGGCACCAGCATCGGCCATGAGGAACTCAAGGAGCTTCTGGCCGCCGTGCGCGAGCGCCAGGGTTACACCATCATGGACGAGATCTACCTGGAGCTGTCGTATGAACAGGCGCCGCGCTCGGCTCTGACCCTGGACGATGACCTCATCATCATCAACAGCTTCTCAAAGTACTTCCATATGACGGGCTGGCGCCTGGGCTGGATGATCGTGCCGGAATCCATGATAGGCGTCCTCGAAAAAATGTCGGCCAGCCTGCAGATCTGCGCGCCCACGCTGGCGCAACACGCCGCGCTGGCCTGCTTCAGCCCGGACGCTTTGAAGATCTTCGCGCAGCGCCGCGATGCGTTTCGCCAACGCCGCGACTACCTGCTGCCCGAGTTCGAGCGCCTGGGCATTCCGGTGCCGGTCAAGCCCGATGGCGCGTTTTATATCTACTCGGACATCAGCCAATTGGGCCAGGACAGCCTGACGTTCTCCAAACGCCTGCTGCACGAGGCGGGCGTTGCCGCCGTACCCGGCGTGGACTTCGGTCCGACCCACGGCCTCACCACCATGCGTTTTTCCTATGCAACCGGCCTTGACCGTCTGCAGGAAGCCGTGGCGCGAATCGGAAAGCTCCTCTAATCATCTTATTTTCGTTCGTGATTGGGTAAAAAAAGAAAAAACCCACACCACACCAGGAAGTCAGCTTACATTCAGTTAGGCGTGCTCTCAATAGAGTAAGGAGCCTCGCAGTCCAGGACTGCCAACGCCTTTGCTCTATTGCTCCATGCCAAGCCCTGCGAGACTACTGACCCTGCTGCTCTGCCCCACCCTGCTTCCGCCCGTCGCCTACGGGAGCGCTATCGAATCCGAGGTCGCCCGCAATCTCTGGACGCGGGCCCAGCATCCGGACACCTCGCCCGGCCTGGCGCAGTCCGCGCTGGACGCCGGCGTTGCCGCCGGCCTGCAAGCCTCGCGGCAAACCGGCTTACCCTGGCTGCGCCATCTCGACGGCGGGCTGCGCTATGACCTCGATCCCGGCCGCCTGTCCTTCAGCTTGCGCACCATCGATGACCTGATGGTGAGCGAGCGCCGCGCTCTGATGCTGCAAGCGGGTCTGCACAACCAGAACCAAAGGCCCACAGCCAATACCGGCATCGTTCTGCGCCAGCAGGCCAGCCCTGGCCTGATCGTCGGCAGCAATGCCTTCCTGGACTACGAGTTTGGCAAACAGCATGTGCGTGGCTCTCTCGGCCTGGAGGCCATTGCTCCGCATTACAGCCTGTACGCCAACTATTACGCCCCGCTATCGGGCTGGAAAGGCGCCCGGCGCGATAGCCGCCGCGAAGAACGGCCCGCTGCAGGCTACGACCTAGGCGGCCAACTCAGCAGCGATGCCGGCCTGAGTCTGCAAGCGGCCTATTTCCGATGGCACGGCGCCGGCATCGACGTCTTCGATAGCGGCCGAGCGCAACGCAATGCCTCCGGTTTCCGCTACGGCGTGGCCTATCAGCCCGGGGCGCTGTTCAATATCGGCCTGAACCAGACCCGCACACTGGATGGCCAGAAACAGACTTCGGTACAGCTGAATGTGCGAATCAATTTGCAGGAACCGCTATCACGCCAGCTACGCCGCGAGTCTCAGCCCTTCAATCTGACCAGCAGACGACATCAATGGGTGGAGCGAGAGTCCCGCATCGTTTTGAACACCCGGCGCAAGGCCATCACCCTGCCTCTGTCCATCGCGCAATTGCGCGGCGACCCGACCAACGGCGCAATCGAAGTCTCCGGGCAAACAGAAGCGGGCGCCCGGATCATGCTGACGTTTCCCGATGGTTCAGGCAACTGGGTCCGAGCAGATGCCAGTGGGCGCTACACAGCCCGTTCGGGTCCCGACATGCCCAGCGGCACCGTGCGCGCCCAAGCGCGCAATGTCCATGGAGACAGCAGCCCGGAGGTCAGCCGCTTTTACACAGCAAACCCGCAGATCGAGATGACGGCCGCTCCGCGCATCGAACGCGTCGAAACCTTGCGCAATGGTCTGCTGCGCGTTTCCGGCCGGGCGGCGGCCGGCGCGGACATCTGGGCGGTATTCCCCGACGACGAAGAGGTTAACGGCAAGGCAGAGGCCGACGGCAGCTTCATACTGAGTTCGACGCGCCCACATGCCTCAGGCGACATCCTGGTCACCGCCAGCCTGCCAGATGGCGGCGTCAGCGAGGCCAGCACCTACGCTTACGTCAAGCAGCCTCCCGGCGAACCCACCGTGGATGCCGTCTCTGCCGACCTGGTAGGCCGGCTTACCATCCAGGGCAGCAGCGAGGCCGGCGCCGCCATACAAGCGAATTTCCCCGACGGCACGGATGCCAACACCACGGCCGACGCCCAGGGCAGATACACCCTGCACTCGCCTGGCGCGGTGCTGCAGTCCGGCGACATCATGATCACGGCCAGCGGCATCGACGGCGCGGTCGGTGACGCCGTGTTCAAGCCCTATACGCCGGAAGCCCCGCAAGCCACCATCACCAGCGTGATTCCCTCCACGCTTGGCGAGCTGACCGTTTCCGGCCTCACTCAGGCAAATGCCGAGGTCTATGTGCAATTCCCGGACGGCAGCTCCACCACGGTCAATGCCGATGCCTCGGGCAACTACACAGCCGTATCGACATCCAAGAGCATGCCTTCAGGCGAAATCATGGTCATCGCTACCGGGCGCTCCGCCGGCGTCGGCAGCGCCGCCACGCAGACCTATACTCGCAACCCTCCCACCGCCCACATCAGCAGCGCCACGGCAGACACCGCCGGCAAACTCAGCATACGCGGCCAGACCGAACCCGGGCTGAGCGTTTTTGTGCTGTTCCCATCGGGAGACGACATGACGGTCCAGGCTGATGCGCAAGGAAACTTCCATGCCACGTCATCCCAGAAAGAAACCGCCGGCATCGTCTCGGTGACCGTCAGCGGCAAGGATGGCGGTGTCGGAGTTCCGGTCGAGTACCACTACTCGACCGCTTGAGCACCGGACCTCAGTCGCGCGCCAAAGCGATGCCCGAAGCCAACGCCAGGCGGCGGCGCTCGGCCTGCACCTTGGCGCCATAACCGCCATCATCCGGGCCGGTTGCCCCGACGTAGCAAGCCAGCCCGCCATTGACAGACCCTCGCCGGTCAATGCAATCCTTCAGGATGGTGGCGCCCACATGAATGTTGGCTACCGGGTCCAGCGCGCTGACCTTGCCGATAGGCAGGGCATCGAACTTGTCCTGGTGAATGCGCGTCATGACCTGCATGAGACCCTGCGCCCCGACCGAACTTTCGGCAAAGGGGTTGTAACGGGACTCGATGGCAATCACCGCCAACAAGAGTAAAGGGTCGAGCTGCTTGTCGCGGCCGACCTTGTAAACCGTATTCACCAGCACGCCGGTCGCGTCATAGGCGACCTTGTATTTACGCGAGATATAGTTGCGCAACGCCTCCACCTGGCCGCTGGTCGTGCCCGCAACGGATTTGCGTTGTGAGGACGCCGTCGATTGATCCGAGCGTAGCGGTCCCAAAAAACCGGTAGCATTGCTGGCCGGTGCATTCGGCACGACCAACACCATGGCGGCGGAACCTTCCGACTCGCCCCCGGCATCGGGGCTGGCGGACAAGGACGTTGGCGCGAGGGCGGTCAACAGGGCTTTGTGCACTTGCAAGGCCTGGTCGCGCAAACCAGGCAAAGCAAACCCCATACTGACGGTCACGATAACCGCGATACCCAGGTAGACCGAGCATAAGCGCAGCCCCTCGGCGAGGTTGTGATGCACTCCCTGGGCCAGTTGTCGAAACACACCGGCCATTGACGCATCGGGCATAGTGCACCTCCTGCGTTGGGAAAGTAAGGGCTGGATGTTAACCTGTAATTGCATCAAAAATGTAACCAACCTGCCGGGATCTGTTGTGAAGTACCGCGACCTCCGAGACTTTCTGAACCAGCTTGAGCGCCAGGGCGAGCTCAAACGCATTGCCGCGCCCGTTTCCACAAAGCTTGAAATGACGGAAATCGCCGACCGCGTATTGCGCGCCGGCGGCCCCGCCCTGCTCTTCGAGCAGGCCCGCCACAAGGGCCAGGCATCAGAAATGCCTGTGCTGGCCAACCTCTTTGGCACGCCCAACCGCGTGGCCTGGGGCATGGGCGCGGAAAACGTCACCGCACTGCGCGATGTGGGCGAATTGCTGGCCTCGCTACGTGAACCCGAACCGCCGCGCGGCTTTCGCGATGCGCTGGCCAAAGTGTCCATGCTCAAAGCCGCGCTGTGGGACATGAGCCCCAAGACCGTGCGGGGCGCGGCCAGCCAGGAAGTGGTATGGGAGGGCAATGACGTCGATCTGTCGCGCCTGCCCATCCAAACCTGCTGGCCGGGTGACGTGGCCCCGCTGCTGACCTGGGGCCTGGTGATCACGCGCGGCCCCAATGCCAAGCGGCAAAACCTGGGCATTTATCGTCAGCAAGTCATCGGTCGCAATAAGCTCATCATGCGCTGGTTATCGCATCGCGGCGGAGCGCTTGATTTCCGTGATCATCGTCTGGCCCATCCGGGCCAGCCTTTCCCGATCGCGGTTGCACTGGGCGCAGATCCGGCTACGACGCTGGGCGCCGTCACCCCGGTGCCCGACAGCCTGTCCGAATATCAGTTCGCCGGCTTGTTACGCGGCTCGCGCACGGAGGTCACCCAGGCGCTAGGCAGCACCCTGTCGGTGCCGGCCACGGCCGAAATCGTGCTCGAAGGCCATCTGCTGCCGTCCAGCGATCCGCGCGCCCTGCCCCCCCATGTTCCCGAAGGCGCCCCACCCGCGCCGGATACCGGCTATGAAATGGCCTTGGAAGGTCCCTACGGCGATCACACCGGCTACTACAACGAACAGGATTGGTTCCCCGTCTTCACGGTCGAGCGCATCACCATGCGCAAAAATCCGATCTACCACACCACCTACACCGGCAAACCGCCGGATGAACCGGCGGTGCTCGGTGTCGCGCTCAATGAAGTGTTCGTGCCGCTGCTGCGCCGGCAATTGCCTGAAATCGTGGATTTTTATTTGCCGCCGGAAGGCTGCAGCTACCGCCTGGCCGTGGTCTCCATCCGCAAGCAGTATGCCGGTCATGCCAAACGCGTGATGTTCGGTGTCTGGAGCATTCTGCGGCAATTCATGTACACCAAGTTCATCGTGGTGGTTGACGAAGACGTCAACACACGCAACTGGGCCGAGGTCATCTGGGCCATGACCACGCGCATGGACCCGGTGCGCGATACCCTGCTGGTCGAGAACACGCCGATCGACTATCTCGATTTCGCCTCGCCGGTCTCCGGGCTCGGCGGCAAGATGGGCATGGATGCCACCAATAAATGGCCAGGCGAAACCCAACGCGAATGGGGAGTGCCCATCAAAATGAACGATGACGTCAAAGCGCGTGTTGACGCCATGTGGCAAGAACTGGGGCTGTAAACACGCCCCAGAGGACGCTCCGGCGTCCTGTCTTTGATACCTGGCGTTTCACTTCTAACCCGCAAAGCGACAATATTCGTTCTGCGAGGCGCGGGCAATGCTCAACGGCCTGAGACCAAGCACGATCAATACGACCAATACGATTGACGCTCGGAATTCTTATGCTAAACAGAAGAGGGCTAGCTCTATTGTTCATAGTAAGCAGCGCAGCATTGCTTCAAGGATGTTCGCCAACGATCAAGACCGCCTGGTCCAAAATACTCGAACGCTGCGCCGACTCAGACATCAACAGCAGCACCACGCTATTCTTCGGCGCCTCCAATACGCTGGGGCCAGGTTCCATCTGGCGCAAGGCACCCGAGGCAGCAGGCGGCGGCTACCGCGTGCGCTGGCGTAACCACGCCATCCCCGACGCGAAAGCCTGGTCACTGGCCGGGCAAACATTTACCTGCGATGGCATTAACAGCATCCATCTTTCTGGCGACGCCGTAGGCAGTTTCAGCACGGAGATTCTGCCAGTCAGCGGCCAGCTGCAGACCGACTTCGCCTTGGCCAAGTCCATCAAAGTGACTGCATCCAAAATGCGATGGAACGAGGTCATGGAAGGGCCCTTCGAACAAACCATCGCCCAACTTCCCGATACCGCTCCCATCAAAGAAGATCTTGCCCGACCTGGGCGGTTGGTTCTATACCGGGCGCTGAAGGTCGAGGGATTCGACACCACGCTGAGTTTCGATGCCCCGATCAGTGCCATGCTGCAAGGCAAATATCCCAACAACCCGCAAATGATTTTGCCCGGGCACGACACGCTTTCGGCGAGTTTCAAATGGGTCAACGACTCCGAGCTGCACGTCTCCGTCCCTTCAGGCTTCTATGTGGCGGGGCAACTTGTGCCCTTTAACACCGTTTCGGGCTTTGCCTCGAATACGACCCCCATCGAAATAGAGTAAACGCCAAAAAAAGCAGCCCTGAGGCTGCATTTTTTGTGACTTGCCGAAGCTATGACTCATCCGACTTTTGCTCTGCCTTCCAGGTGCGGAACAACTGCCATCCCGCCAAGCCGATACCGGCCCAGCGCAAAAATCCCAGCCGTTTGCCCCCACGCATAAACAGGGCAGAGGCGGCAGAACTGACAAAGGGATAGCGGCGAGCCAGGTTATACGCCTGCACAAGCCACTGGGAAGTCTGCCCTTTGCTGAACCTAGGCAGCAGGCTCTTGATCAGATTGGACGGCTCCAGCGCATGGCCGGCTTCAGCGATATTTTGCGCCAAGGCCTCGCGCTCGATGGCGGCGCGAGCACGCAGCAATTCGATACGGACCTGGCGATTAATGACAGGAGAGTGTCGATGCGCCATCACTTCCCCCCTTCCGCCTCGCGGCGATCCAGATCAGCCTGGGCGTCACGCACGCGTTCGAGCAGGTCGGTGTCCCGGCCCAGTTCTTCGAGCGTAGCGGCGAACGGCAATGGGCCGTCAACCAGCTCACGGCGCACCAGCCAAAGCAGCAGCACACCGATCACGCCATAAATGCCGGCCAGCCAACCCAACGCAGCATAGCGATCCGGAGTGGGCCAGAAGGCCACCGCAATCGCAACGGTGAACACCAGGACGGCCAGAGTGAGAAACAGCAGAGCGCCGAAGGACATACCCAGCACTTTGAGCAGGCGCAATTTCTCGTTGCCGGCTTCAAGAGCCAAAAGTTCAAGACGCGTGCGCGCCAGCCCGACCAGGCTGGCGGCCACGCCGAATACCGAGGTGCGTAAACTCATGGGGATAGGTGGGCCTTGCTGCGGCACCGCGCGGCGCCTCGCAAAGACCCAGGCGATCAGCGGCGGCTGATCAGCAAGCCGAGCAGCAGGCCGGTCACGCCTGCAATGCTGATGGCTTGCCAGGGATTGTCGTGGACGTAGTCGTCCGTGGCGCGGGCCGCACGGCGGCCACGTTCAACCATGGCGTCCTGAGCGTCGTAAAGTGCTTCGCGGGTGCGCTTGAGGGAGCCGAGCGCGAGCTCGCGCAATTCGGAAGCCTTTTCGCCGGAGGAGGATGCCGCTTCGCGCAGCAGGCTCTCGACATCGTTCAGGCTGCTCTTAACACTGTCGATCAATTTATCTTTGGAGATGTCTTCGGTTTTTTTCGCGGGCATAGAGGACTCCTTGTGATGTGTCGTCAGTGATTTGATGATACCAGCGTGATCCGCAAGCGGATCACGCGCCTTGCTACGGACTGCTACTTAATTTGGGTAATCTCAACTTGAGACTTGTTTCCAGACAAGTCGATTTCCTGCTTCATAACCAGATGCGTCGCCGGACAATACCAGTCGGTCACCGTGGTGTTCATGCCGGGAATGGGCAGGGTAAGCCCCTTGAACGTGGCTGTCGTGGGATCGCTGGTGCGCGAATAGCTGATCGGCCAGCAGGACTGCTTACCGAGCGCCGTGACAATCTCCCGCCGTGCGCCAACGGTTTTCTCGCCAATGCGAATCGTGGTGCTGGGCTGGCCGCCCACGGGCGCCTCTTTACCGATGTTGATCCGGTAACTGCCCCCCGGCAGCCTTTGCCCCTGGCCCGTGATCTTATCGTAGGCAAATAGGCCCAGAATGCGCAGATCGAACTGGCCGTCCGTAGCGGGAGCCTCGCCGGCCTGATCGTAGCGGACAAAAGCCGCCTGCCCCTTCTTGACGGTCATGAGGTAATCCAGCTTGGACTTGCCCGGCGGCAGACCGCCGTAGGCGAATGTCGCCACCCCACGCACCCGCGCACGGCAGTTATCGGCGTTGCTGCGGCTGACTTCACTGAAAGCCAGATCGGCACCCAGATTGATCGTCCCGGACCCGGTGAACTGCACCTGCCCGCCGTCGTGCATGAACTGGGCGTCGCACACGCCTGCCTGCGCAATCGGGGCCAAGCCAGCCAGCGCCAGTGTGGATATCCAACGAAACAACGGTCGCTCCTGTAGAAGGAATGCGCCAACAACAGCGCCTCCTGATACTACACCGGTTGCGCGCCCGCCCCGCACAAACCTGACGCATTCAACAGAAATGGCGTTTCGCCCTCTGGACGAAACGCCTCCCTGCACTGCTTTTCCCCTTGGGCCATCTCTGGGACGGCCTTCCTGTCCTTGCGGACCTGTTGTCTAAAGCAAACCGCATGCCAGACACAAAAACAGATAAGCCAAAGAACAAACCCTTGTTTTTTCATGCTTTTGCATCGTGTTCGCACCATGAAACGAGCAACGAAGGGCCATGCCGGTGCACGCCACGCACCAAAGATGCGCATTTCAAATCGTTTTTGGCTATAAGAAAGGAAGAAAGCAAACGTTGTAGGGACGCTTTGGGCCTCCTATGATGGGCCGACGATGGCAAGGCACGGCCCGGGTGTTCATGAAGCTCTTTCCGATTTTTTCCGATATCAAAGGCCGATGCGTGCTGGTTGTGGGCGGCGGCGCCGTCGCCACACGCAAAGCGCAGGCCTTGCTGGAGGCTGGCGCGGCCGTGTCCGTCGGCGCTCCAACGCTGACGCCTGAGCTGGCCCGTCTGGCGCAAGGGCAAACCATCACCCATCTGCAAGGGGAGTTCGACGCTGACTGGCTGAAGGACGCCTGGCTGATCATCGCGGCCACGGACGACCGAACGGTCAATACCCGCGTCTACGAAGCCGCCTGTGCCCGGCGGCAGTTCTGCAATGTGGTCGATGACCC includes:
- a CDS encoding DUF883 family protein, with protein sequence MPAKKTEDISKDKLIDSVKSSLNDVESLLREAASSSGEKASELRELALGSLKRTREALYDAQDAMVERGRRAARATDDYVHDNPWQAISIAGVTGLLLGLLISRR